A window from Telopea speciosissima isolate NSW1024214 ecotype Mountain lineage chromosome 8, Tspe_v1, whole genome shotgun sequence encodes these proteins:
- the LOC122672430 gene encoding heavy metal-associated isoprenylated plant protein 47-like: MKQKIVMKVQMNCQKCRTKACEIAASSDGVEEIRIEGEEKDQVVVIGEGVDSIRMVQCLRKKVGWAYILSIGEVKPNNPKQQQQQKQEEKKEQEKSSSKPATHSDPQAFQYHHHHHHYYSQFVGYDVIYEEPMPSYNCSLM; this comes from the exons ATGAAG CAAAAGATAGTGATGAAGGTGCAGATGAACTGCCAGAAGTGCAGGACCAAGGCCTGTGAGATTGCTGCTTCTTCAGATG GTGTGGAGGAGATAAGGATAGAAGGGGAGGAGAAAGATCAGGTGGTGGTGATAGGGGAAGGGGTGGATTCCATTCGCATGGTCCAGTGTTTGCGGAAAAAGGTTGGATGGGCTTACATCTTAAGCATTGGTGAAGTAAAGCCCAATAATccaaagcagcagcagcagcagaagcaggaggagaagaaggaacagGAGAAATCCAGTTCCAAACCAGCAACTCACTCTGATCCTCAAGCTTttcaatatcatcatcatcatcatcattattattcGCAGTTCGTAGGATACGATGTGATTTACGAAGAACCAATGCCAAGTTATAACTGCTCTCTCATGTGA